CGTTACGGTGCCGAGACTACCGCTAACTTCCCGCCCCCGCCGCACCACACGCTTGCCCGCGGGCGGAGTGCCTGGAGTTGCAGCTTCCGTGGCGTTATGTGGTTCAGTGGGCTCACGTCCTGTTTCCTTGAGGAAGGCCCCGGCCATGCATCCATCCCTTATCCCGCCGCGTCAGGTCGGGATCAACGACGCCGCATTGTTCCTCGGCATGACACCGCAGGGGATTCGCCACTACCAGGAGGCAGGCCTGCTCCCCGAGCCTGGACGCGGCGGAGACGACCGCCAATATGGCTACGAAGATATGATCCGGTTGCTGTGGATCCGGAAGATGGTCGACGCCGGCATCGCCGTGGACGGGATCCGTGGCGCTTTCGACGACACGGCCCCGGCAGGTACCGGCGGTGACCGCGGCGTTGTGGTGCAGGCCATGCGCACCCCGGAGGGCAGGATGGGCCTGCTGTCCGACTTCGTCACCCGCCGGCTGAAGAGCATGCCCGGCGGTTCTCTGCGCCAGGCGGACCTGGACATCCTGCTGGTCACCGAGCGGATTTTCGGCCCGCTCGGCGCGGCCGTCCAAGCCGCCCGTTTCATCGCCGTGGCCACACACCCCGGTTTGCGGGAGGAATCCGACCGGGTTGATGCCGCCGAGGAATCACTTGATGACACGGTTGCCGTCGACGACCCCCGGGTGGCGCAGGTGGCTGCCGATCGGCACGCCTTCGAACTGATGATCCAGGCAGCCATCGAACATTCCGGCCTGGCGCAGGACGACGATGAGCTTTTCGACTCCTGGGATGCTCTGCACCCCGCTGTTGACAGTGGGGACAGCGACGGCCGGGCCTGCGGCGTGGGGCAAGGGGCCATGAGCCTGGTCGAAGCCGTTGGCAAGATGCCCTACGACTTCTCCCCGGCGCGCCTGCGCTGCATGGAATTGACTGAAGAACTCTCCGCCCACGAGTTCCGCGCCTCGTAGGCGGCGGTCAGGCGCTGAGGGAAAGCCAGACGAGAACGGTCATGGTCATGACCGCCAGCCCAGCCAGGCAGAGCAGCAGCCGGTGGCCGGCCATGACCGCTATGAACTCCCGAAGATAGGCGCTGGGCCAGAAGTACAGGGCGGTGGGGGAGCCGACGGCTTGGGCGTTAAGCCCGACTTTTCGGGCCAGCATCGCGGCCCGGGGCGCGTGGTAGTTGTTTGTCACGATCAGGTAGGGCTGAGCTATGCCGGCCCGC
This genomic interval from Arthrobacter citreus contains the following:
- a CDS encoding MerR family transcriptional regulator, with product MHPSLIPPRQVGINDAALFLGMTPQGIRHYQEAGLLPEPGRGGDDRQYGYEDMIRLLWIRKMVDAGIAVDGIRGAFDDTAPAGTGGDRGVVVQAMRTPEGRMGLLSDFVTRRLKSMPGGSLRQADLDILLVTERIFGPLGAAVQAARFIAVATHPGLREESDRVDAAEESLDDTVAVDDPRVAQVAADRHAFELMIQAAIEHSGLAQDDDELFDSWDALHPAVDSGDSDGRACGVGQGAMSLVEAVGKMPYDFSPARLRCMELTEELSAHEFRAS